In Haematobia irritans isolate KBUSLIRL chromosome 1, ASM5000362v1, whole genome shotgun sequence, a genomic segment contains:
- the LOC142230757 gene encoding uncharacterized protein LOC142230757, translated as MGDLNVRIGEQSQYLNEIYEETFKAGLGRRKSKDKIVNNNGRKLLEFCTDNNLLILNGLTKGDEDGEFTYIGPTGQSVNDICAISQEILNQVKEFEVEDKTWSDHLPIKLLIKISTENIHETSLKLLPKLYWRDLDKEIYQTKLNENIHKILDININPNLDDLAEIIYNSAKKQNNGKKDINFKQKLYNIECYNARNKMFDLLKKHKLVNTPMSRETYLNAMKTYKAVCQSSKRNYTERLLEKINNVWDSQQWWKVAKEIRNQTFQIGSNITARDFKDYFQQLLNPANNITDISYAPNFLIDPILDCEITMSELKSVLKKFKMNKAPGEDRIPYEHIVNATNSFHEHLLKRYNTILSTGNMDNKFNRSVIFPIHKKGDTSQPQNYRGIAFMNCLAKTMVGILNERLSLWAEYHNILVEYQAGFRRGYSAVGLNCQT; from the coding sequence ATGGGAGATTTAAATGTAAGAATTGGAGAACAAAGTCAATATCTCAACGAAATTTATGAAGAAACGTTTAAAGCCGGGCTGGGAAGACGTAAATCAAAAGATAAGATCGTAAACAATAATGGTCGAAAGcttttggaattttgcacagataATAATCTATTAATACTGAATGGCTTAACAAAAGGAGATGAGGATGGGGAATTTACATATATAGGACCGACAGGTCAATCTGTAAACGACATTTGTGCTATTTCCCAAGAAATATTGAACCAGGTGAAAGAATTTGAAGTGGAAGATAAAACTTGGTCGGATCACTTACCCATCAAATTACTTATTAAGATATCCACCGAAAACATTCATGAAACAAGCTTAAAACTACTGCCAAAACTCTATTGGAGAGATTTAGATAAAGAAATTTatcaaacgaaattgaatgagaaCATACATAagatattagacataaatatcaATCCTAATTTGGATGATCTTGcagaaattatttataattcagctaaaaaacaaaataatggtAAAAAAGATATTAATTTTAAACAGAAATTGTATAATATAGAATGTTATAATGCCCGAAATAAGATGTTTGATTTACTAAAGAAGCATAAATTAGTTAACACACCAATGTCAAGGGAAACGTATTTAAACGCCATGAAAACTTATAAAGCAGTTTGCCAATCCAGTAAAAGAAACTATACAGAACGATTACTCGAAAAAATTAACAATGTTTGGGACTCTCAACAATGGTGGAAAGTGGCAAAAGAAATTAGGAACCAAACATTCCAAATTGGTTCTAACATAACTGCAAGGGATTTTAAGGACTATTTCCAGCAACTTCTGAATCCTGCAAATAATATCACAGATATCAGCTATGCcccaaattttctaattgatCCTATACTAGATTGTGAAATAACTATGTCTGAATTGAAGAGCgttctaaaaaagttcaaaatgaATAAAGCACCTGGGGAGGATCGTATACCATACGAACATATAGTCAATGCCACAAATAGTTTTCATGAACATTTGTTAAAACGATACAATACAATCCTGAGCACTGGAAATATGGATAACAAATTTAATAGATCTGTTATATTCCCCATTCACAAAAAGGGAGATACGTCGCAACCTCAAAACTACAGAGGAATCGCATTTATGAATTGTCTTGCCAAAACTATGGTGGGGATTCTTAACGAACGATTATCACTCTGGGCGGAATATCATAATATTCTCGTAGAATATCAAGCAGGATTTAGAAGAGGATACTCAGCCGTTGGCCTCAATTGTCAAACTTAG